The following proteins come from a genomic window of Sardina pilchardus chromosome 1, fSarPil1.1, whole genome shotgun sequence:
- the LOC134094262 gene encoding serum amyloid P-component-like isoform X1, which translates to MEGHISQVNMASAIGILLVGIFTVTVPSTGEFVTVECQGSTGHSGQSSTLGCVVKAQREFQIMQVFWRKDGDLVMKFDGGVKTEDDRFQLADTNWMKTNDVSLLVKDTHISDEGNYSCIVVTNRGISKGDARLDIDKRDLSGQVFSFPEGYVSSHVRLTPLVSKALSSATFCFRFYTDQLSDNNVLFSLDITGQSAPLTLSWHFSQQPDYELRIEDKCLFFFGLQYNLNKWNSLCTTWNGSTGMAQMIVNKTPSVRKVANAGGSLGANHSVILGPNWGSFLGHITDVHVWDYVSSPSEIQDYMENEFVSYTPGNYLSWRSLDYSINGHVLVEDISTLNSWN; encoded by the exons ATGGAGGGCCACATTTCTCAG GTTAACATGGCTTCAGCAATTGGAATTCTGCTCGTGGGCATTTTCACTGTAACTGTCCCATCAACTGGAG AGTTTGTGACTGTGGAGTGCCAGGGCAGCACTGGTCACTCTGGCCAGTCCTCAACGCTGGGCTGTGTGGTGAAGGCACAACGGGAATTTCAAATAATGCAGGTGTTCTGGAGGAAAGATGGCGACCTTGTGATGAAATTCGATGGCGGTGTGAAAACAGAGGATGATCGATTTCAGTTGGCAGACACCAACTGGATGAAAACGAATGATGTGTCCTTACttgtgaaggacacacacatctcagatgAGGGCAACTATTCATGCATCGTGGTCACTAACAGGGGGATAAGTAAAGGAGATGCCAGATTAGATATAG ATAAAAGAGATCTCAGCGGTCAAGTATTTTCTTTTCCAGAGGGATACGTCAGCTCTCACGTGAGACTAACACCGTTGGTCTCAAAGGCCCTCTCCTCAGCCACTTTCTGCTTCCGCTTTTACACGGATCAATTATCAGACAACAACGTTCTCTTTTCACTAGACATAACCGGACAGTCTgctcctctcacactctcttggcATTTCAGTCAACAACCAGACTATGAACTGCGCATTGAGGACAAGTGTCTCTTTTTCTTTGGCTTACAGTACAACCTGAATAAGTGGAACTCACTATGTACAACCTGGAATGGGAGCACTGGGATGGCTCAGATGATCGTCAACAAGACGCCCAGTGTCAGGAAGGTAGCAAATGCAGGAGGTTCCCTTGGTGCAAACCACAGTGTAATACTTGGACCAAATTGGGGGTCGTTCCTGGGACATATCACTGATGTGCATGTTTGGGACTATGTCAGCTCACCATCCGAAATCCAGGATTATATGGAGAATGAATTTGTGAGTTACACTCCTGGTAATTACCTGAGCTGGAGATCGTTGGATTACTCCATAAATGGACATGTGCTGGTTGAGGACATTAGTACATTAAATTCATGGAATTAG
- the LOC134094262 gene encoding serum amyloid P-component-like isoform X2, which produces MASAIGILLVGIFTVTVPSTGEFVTVECQGSTGHSGQSSTLGCVVKAQREFQIMQVFWRKDGDLVMKFDGGVKTEDDRFQLADTNWMKTNDVSLLVKDTHISDEGNYSCIVVTNRGISKGDARLDIDKRDLSGQVFSFPEGYVSSHVRLTPLVSKALSSATFCFRFYTDQLSDNNVLFSLDITGQSAPLTLSWHFSQQPDYELRIEDKCLFFFGLQYNLNKWNSLCTTWNGSTGMAQMIVNKTPSVRKVANAGGSLGANHSVILGPNWGSFLGHITDVHVWDYVSSPSEIQDYMENEFVSYTPGNYLSWRSLDYSINGHVLVEDISTLNSWN; this is translated from the exons ATGGCTTCAGCAATTGGAATTCTGCTCGTGGGCATTTTCACTGTAACTGTCCCATCAACTGGAG AGTTTGTGACTGTGGAGTGCCAGGGCAGCACTGGTCACTCTGGCCAGTCCTCAACGCTGGGCTGTGTGGTGAAGGCACAACGGGAATTTCAAATAATGCAGGTGTTCTGGAGGAAAGATGGCGACCTTGTGATGAAATTCGATGGCGGTGTGAAAACAGAGGATGATCGATTTCAGTTGGCAGACACCAACTGGATGAAAACGAATGATGTGTCCTTACttgtgaaggacacacacatctcagatgAGGGCAACTATTCATGCATCGTGGTCACTAACAGGGGGATAAGTAAAGGAGATGCCAGATTAGATATAG ATAAAAGAGATCTCAGCGGTCAAGTATTTTCTTTTCCAGAGGGATACGTCAGCTCTCACGTGAGACTAACACCGTTGGTCTCAAAGGCCCTCTCCTCAGCCACTTTCTGCTTCCGCTTTTACACGGATCAATTATCAGACAACAACGTTCTCTTTTCACTAGACATAACCGGACAGTCTgctcctctcacactctcttggcATTTCAGTCAACAACCAGACTATGAACTGCGCATTGAGGACAAGTGTCTCTTTTTCTTTGGCTTACAGTACAACCTGAATAAGTGGAACTCACTATGTACAACCTGGAATGGGAGCACTGGGATGGCTCAGATGATCGTCAACAAGACGCCCAGTGTCAGGAAGGTAGCAAATGCAGGAGGTTCCCTTGGTGCAAACCACAGTGTAATACTTGGACCAAATTGGGGGTCGTTCCTGGGACATATCACTGATGTGCATGTTTGGGACTATGTCAGCTCACCATCCGAAATCCAGGATTATATGGAGAATGAATTTGTGAGTTACACTCCTGGTAATTACCTGAGCTGGAGATCGTTGGATTACTCCATAAATGGACATGTGCTGGTTGAGGACATTAGTACATTAAATTCATGGAATTAG